CAAATGAAATTGAAATATTGAAGAATACGAAGAGAAAAAATAAACTTCCACGCAACATAACAGACCGCCTCTTATAAACCATTTTAGATTAACACTTCAGTCTAAGTCGAAAAGTTTTTCTTTTACAGGACTATAAAACTAATTCGATACTAATATGGTGGAGTATTGATGAAAAACCTTTGTGTGAGTCTGTTTATTTTAGCATCTTCCATTACAGCGCAAGCCATGGTGGACACCTCATCAGGATCTTATATTCATTCCTGGATTGATTTTGAAAAGCCAGGTCTAGAACTTGCGATGAAACTTGAAAGAACCTATAACAGTCGTTCTAACCGTACCGGTTGGTTTGGTTATGGATGGTGTACGGATTTAGAAACTTCAATTGATGTCAGTGAAAATGGTGTCCACTTTGTCTATTGTGGCGCTGGCCGAGATGTCACTTTCCGCAAAAAAGGATCTAGTTTTGTAAGTAAAGATCCGTCAATGGGAGTCTTTACTAAAGAGGGTTCTACCTATATCAGAACTTTAAAAGATGGAACTCGAGAAAAGTATAACAACGGTGTGCTGACTGAAATTGCTAAAGGCGAAGTGAAACTTTTCTTCAAGTATCAAGAAAATGGCCTGCCAAAAGAAATCGTAGATAACGAGGGAAGAAAAGTAGTATTCACTACCCAAAAAGCATTTGTGACAAAAGCTGTTTTTGTTACGAAAAAGCAAGACGGAACGACGCCGTTAATAAATGATCTAGGAAAATACGAATACAAAGACGATCTTTTGGTGCGCACCGTGAATTCGTGGGGAAATGCTTACAGCTATGCCTATGACAAAGATAAAAACATGGTGAAAGCGGTGTGGCCGGGGAATCAAAAAGTCGAAATGACCTATAGCACTTCAAGCGATTGGATCACGGGTATTAAGGGCGATGGCATCTGTTCAGAAGTTTACGACTACAAACTAGACAGTTCAAAAACTCCGCCAAAGTATGCTGTTGTTGTGAAGAAGGTTTGTGTGAATAACACCACAATTGAAAAATCTTATAGTTATCAGTTTTCTGGGGATACACGACGAGTGATCGCCCATGAAAGTGATAACGAAGGAATTCAAAGACGTTACAAGTTTGACGACCAAGGAAACGTAATTGAAGTTACTGAAGAAAGACCTCGTGGAAGTGTGACGACAAAAGTTCAGCGAAATAACAAGGGGTTGATCAGTAAGGTAAGTAATTCGTTTGAAGCAAGAAGTTACGTTTATAAAACGGGTGGCAGCACAGATTTGACTGTGAAGGTTGTTAAAGAAATGCTAGCCTTCGGAAAGTCGGTGGGATCAGAAGAATATCTTTTCACCTATAACGAAAATGATCTGATGATCGGTGTGACTGGGCCTGATAAAGTTAAAGTCACTTATAAGTACGATGACAGAAATCGTTTAACACAAATCACAAAGAAAGATTTGGTTATTGATGTTCTTTATGAAGAGTCATCAGCAAGCCCCATTGTTCTTAAACTTGCCGGGCAAAAAGTTCCATTAAGCTTAAATCGTTTTACAGCCACAGCCCCACAAGTTGCGGCGTTAGAGTCGTACTATGACCATGCCCGAATGGCTGATCTATCAGTTCCTTATTATTAAATTAAGACGTCTAAAAATAAAAAAGCCGCGGTAGTACTGATCAGTGCCGCGGCTTTTTTTTTCTAAGTGCGAAAAAACTAGTTCACATAGTCTTTTGCATTGATCCCGTATTTTTCAATTTTACGAAGCAAAGTCTTTTTAGGAATGTTTGCATGCAATGCAGTTTGGTTGATTCTTCCTCTGAAAGTTTTAAGCGCCTTAATGATAAACTCTTTTTCAAAAGCCTCTTTTTGCGCGTTAAAGTCTAAATTTTCGCCAGAAAAACTAATAACCATATCGCCGTCAGCATCATCAGACTCTAGGGAGTCATCAGAATCAGAGCCGTCATCGTCAAGATCTGCATGGGCTTGAACCGCAGCATTTACGCCGGCAGATGCAATACTCTGAGCTGTTTCAAGCGGTTGAAGATCAATCAGATTTGTACCGGTAGCGATTAACAAAGCCTCAGGTAAAGACGCAATAGTGATGATGTTCGTCATCTCTAGAACAAAGGCATGTTCAATCACGTTTTCTAATTCACGGATATTGCCTGGCCAAGAATGCTTTTTAAGAACCGCCATGGCGTCAGCCGCGATACCGTTAATGCGTTTACCATGGGCCAGGTTGAATTTCTTAATAAAGATATTCACCATGTGTTCCATGTCGTCTTTACGTTCAGCCAAAGCGGGCAAGAATATAGGTACAACGTTCAAACGATAGAAAAGGTCTTCACGGAAAGCACCCGTTTTAATCATTTCTTCTAACGGGCGATTTGTCGCTGCAATAATTCTTACGTTAGTTGGGAATTCACGGTTGGAACCCACTGGCGTAAATAACTTTTCTTGAAGGACGCGTAAGATTTTAACTTGCATCAACTGCGGCATATCGCCGACTTCGTCCAAGAAAAGTGTTCCACCTTCAGCAAACTGAAATTTACCAATCTTGCGTTGATCAGCGCCTGTGAATGAGCCCTTTTCGTGGCCGAAAAGTTCAGATTCGAAAAGATTTTCCGGGATCGCTGAACAGTTGATCGCAACAAATTTTTCGTCTTTGCGAGCAGAATTATAGTGAATGGCTTTTGCAACTAACTCTTTACCTGTACCAGAAGCACCACGAATTAAAACCGGTGTTTCTACTTTCGCCAGACGGTGAATGATATTAAACACCTTCTGCATTTGTGACGTGTGACCGATAATTTTACGGCCTGCTTCAACCATCACTGGAGCGGATGCTGCGATATTTGAAATAAGATTGTGAGCATTAACGGCTTTATCAATCAGTTGCAGCAAATCTTCGCTGCTAACTGGTTTTTGCAAATAATTGTAAGCACCGTCTTTAACTGCTTGGATTGCATCGTTTAAGGTCGCGTGGGCTGTCATGATGATGACAATGATGCCGGGGTCGAACTCTTTAATTTGGCGAAGAGCTTCAAGTCCATTCATGCGCGGCATATCGACGTCTAAAATCACAACGTCATATTTTTTCTCGCCACCTTTAACTTTTTCCATGGCATTGACGCCATCGAAAGCTTCATCGACTTCGAAACGTTGGGTGACTGCCAATGCAGATTTCACCGAGAGTCTTAACCCCTGATCGTCATCAACAACCAAAACCTTAAGCATTTGTGCCCCCTTGCTCGATTGGTAGTTCTACCGTAAATGTCGAGCCATTGCCATGGGAAGATTCTACAAAGATGCGTCCTTCATGCAGTTCAGTAAAATACTTCGCTAAGTATAATCCCAAACCAGACCCTTTGATTGGCGAGCTTTTCACATTTTTGGAACGGAAGAATTTCATAAAAATATTTTGTAATTCGTCAGCAGGAATGCCCGGGCCCTGGTCGGCCACTTGCACGACGACCTTCGTATCAGACTCTTCGCTTGAAACTAGAATCTTAGTGTCTTCAGGGCTGTATTTAATCGCGTTCTCCACTAGGTTCGAGAACACTTGCTTCATCAGATCCGAGTCGACAGGAACTGGGAACAAAGGTTCAAGTTCAGAAACGATTTGAATGCGTTTTACTTTTGCTAAGAATTCATGCTTACGAATGACTTCTTGAAGCAACGAATTGATATCCTTGCTTTGCAAATTCAGTTGGACACCTTGGCTTTCGATACGGCCATAATTCAAGATAGCATTAATAAACTTTAATAGATCATCGGATGAATGTTTTATCGTATCAACGGCTTCACGCTGTTGCGTGCTTAAGGCCACCGAGTCTTTTAAGATCATATCCGTCATTCCTTGAATGCGCGCAATCGGCGTTTTTAAGTCATGGGACATCATCGAAATAAAATTCGTTTTTAATTCTTCGACTTGGCTAAGCAATTTATTTTTTTGATAGTATTCCCAACTGCGGCGGTTTTCGACAATCAAACGGTAAGGAATAAAGAAGTAATAACAAAGGAAGATAGCCAGTAATGGAGCTGCCTGACCGATCCATAAATTCGCGGTCCAAAACAGCGCAACCGAAGCCAAGATAAAACCAACAACAGTTCCGCCTAAAGTTAAAATGCCTTTAGCAGGACTCATCGTAAGAACAACATGAACAGTGAAAACCGACACAAGCCAGATAATTAAAAAATTAATCCATTTAGGAATAGGGGTCGGAGCCGCATTTTTAATAATCGTATCGATCATGTTCGCATGCATCTCTGAAGTAGTCATGGCCATCACTTCACGGGAATACGGCGTAAGAATATAATCTTGATTGCTCTGACCGGTATCATTACCAATGATAACGACTTTATTTTTAAATTTGCCAGTGGGCGACTGGTTTAAAATGTCGCCAGCAGAAATGCGTGGGTAAGTTCCGGGACGGTTGAAGTTGATGAAGACTTGGCTAGAACGGGCAAATTCAAATTGGCCTGAAATTTTGTCTAAAGATTTAACTTCAGGATTGAAGGCGGCTGCGGCCTCTGCATGAAACAAGGGCTGATCCTGATATGAAACCAGCATCCTGCGAGTCACGCCATCTTTCGCATTCACTTTTAAATCAGCAGTGCGTGGAGCCGAAACAATTTTAACATTATTGTAGGGAGCAGCTAATGAAAGTCCCTCTTGATCGCCTTTCAAAGGCAAGTCGTCGCTTGTGACAGCCAGGCTTGGGACAGATTCAAGAATGCGGGCTAGATTTTTTTTCTCAATTGGTGTCCCAGGAATTTCTGTCAGGGCCACATTCAGCATAATATATTTCGGTTGATCCTTAGCGACCGCGCTGACGATCTTGCCAAGAACATTCAAGTCTAAGTTCGTCTTAAGATTTTCGACACTTTTTTGGTCGTAAAGAACAAGCTCGATATTTTCAGAAACTTCTTCAGCCGGTGCAAAGCGCACACGCAGATCGTACAAGTAGGATTCAAGGTAATCTAAATTTGTCTGTGAAATTAAGAAAGCAAAGACAGAGGCAAAAAGAACCCGCAGCAACAGCATGGCAAGCTGTCGACGTTGACCGAAAGATGAAATGTTCTCTCCAAGGGAGGGAGGAAGAGACATTGGGTTCTCGCTTTTTTAAAAAGTAATTTGGGACTACGTACCTAATGGAGGACAGTCTTTAGGACCTTGAGCAATGCCCACAGGTTGAGTCTTCTTAGGAGTTACTTTTTTAATGTGTTTGTCTGACATAATATTCACCCTTTCAAGCCTCTACTATGTTCATAATACAACACAGTTAGGCTAATCAAGTATCTTGTTCTTTCACAAAAGCTAATATGTTTTCTGTGTTTGTTCCCCGTAAGGGTTTTATGAACAAACATACAACCGCCACCGCATAAATAACGAGCCCAGCAGGTTTGGCAGTTGTTCTTTTCAATCAACGGACTTTGCAATTCTGCGAGTTTGTCAGAATCGATGTCTTGAGCTAATCCCACTTGATTGTTTTTCTGTCCCACATCCAGGGGACAAGCGAAAATCTTATTGTTTGAATCAATGCTTAATAAGGATTTGCCAGAACCACAGTGATTCTCGGTTCTTTGTTGTTCATCTAAAGCGTTAAAGTAGCCATCAAAGAGGCTAATTTTACGTAGCTCTGCCTCGCCACCGCGGGAATAAGCAAGTTCCGCAACGCGGGCCATTTCATTCATAAAGATGCTGTTGGCAGAAGGATCGGCCTCAGTAATATCAAAAGTAAATTCAAAGGCATTCACCGGGAATTCCGAAAAAAAGCGATAAGCCTTTTCGACTTCTAAGTTTTTCTTACTAAAAACGGCATGAATCAGAATTTTTCCCAGGTCGGACTGACGGGATAAAAGTTTTTCTAAGCCCGCTAACGCAGCCTTAGAAGAGCCCTCGCCATTTTTCTGCGGACGCGCCTTATCCTGGTTTTCTGGCGGACCATCGATACTTACAGTGATGTTGGCTTGAATCGAGGTTAAAATCTCAAGGCATTTATCGTTAATTAACGTACCGTTAGTAATAACATTGAAATTAGTTTTAATGCCTTTTGCAGCACCGACAGTTTTAGCATGGTCAGCAATCGCCTTCAGTGCATCTGGGTACAACAACGGTTCACCACCCAGAAAAGTAATTGTGAAGCTAGAATTCCCACCTAGTTTATTTAAAAAGAACTCGATCTGTGGCAACGTTTTTTCAACAGTGATCTTAGTGACTGGATCCCCGTAAGTGCCGTCGCCGCCGGCCGCGCAATAAGTGCAATGAAGGTTGCACAGTTGGGTGACGTTTAAAGTAATGCTAGTTACGGACGAGCCGAAATTGCGAGTAGCTACAGAAGAGCTATTTTCTAAGTCCCATCCTTCAAGTGAAGAATAGGCTTCAGCATTCACTCCTTTTTCAGACGAAAGCATGTTCATCACAAAGCCATTATCAAAAGTGGTCGGCGCCATGGAGGCCCAGACCTCTTCCGAAACGGAAGCTACTTCCAGATTGCGCGCATGGAAAGCCACGGGCGCATTGGCTCCGTTTTTTATGGCTATAATGTCTTTATGTCTGCGCAATTGCATGAACGGTTTCCCTTCGTCACCATTTCCTATGAGTCCAACACCTTTTCTGCAATAGATGGGCCAAAAGCACACTTTAAAATTGCATATAACCTCTAGTAAAATCAGCTATTTAGATCAGGCGACCCAGTGGCGGAACTCACGGTCCTGGGGTCAAAATGTAACTACTACAGGACTAAAAAAGATTTAAACAATGCGTAACAACTGGCTAAAATCAAAATCAATCAGGGGAAAAGATGTTCATTCGTTTAGCTGTTATCGTTGTTGTTTGCTTTGGATTGTCTGGGTTACTTACCAATTTAAGGCTGCCGACTTTTGAATCTTTCTTCCTAGATCGAAAGCAAATGATAGCTAGCTTTCTAGGCGCAAAACCCAGTTTTAACGATATTCAAATTTTAGATGTCACTGCGCTTAAGACTGAAACGGCTGAAGGCTTAAAGATACCTGCATCTAAACTTTTAGATGTGATTGAAACTATCTCGCAGACCCCATTTAAAGCGATGATCTTAAGCGTTTCACCTGAAGAAGTGCAGTTCGATATTTCTGAACAGGAACTTTCAAAGCGTTTATCAAATATTTCTAAACTTTATTTATTTTCTAATTCCACTATTTTTAAGAACACCACTTTTGATTTTCATAAAAGGTTTGAACGTTATCCTGAGCCTTTATTCTTGCATCTGACCTATGATGCAAAAATCGATTTAGTTTCACGAAGGATCATTACTTATTTTGATTTAGAATATAAAAACGCCAACCCTGATTTTGCGGTGATCGATAGAATGTTCGGCCGAGCACAATCGCCAGAAAAATTTCATTTTGATTTTCCTTATCAAGGAACATCCCAGGTATTTATGAAAGTTTGGAATCCGGGAAACTTTTCCGAACTTGCCATCGACCCTGGTGGGGTTTCGGCTGAAAAGTTAGAACAAATAAAAGACAAAGTCGTCATTCTAGGTACGAGTGGAATTTATTCCGTCAATTCCACACCAAGAATCGCTTCTTCGGCTGAAGAGTACGTCCCGGTTTCCCATCTTTTAGCTACTTATCTGACGAATTTGCGAAGCGGCGAATACGTAAAAACACCACCACCAAAAGCGAACTGGTTGTGGATGGGAATTGCGCTTTTCTGCTTGTTAAGCAGCTTGACCTTGTTCCCTGTAAGGGCGGCTTTTGCCGCTAGTACTTTTATAATTTTCGCCTATGTAATTTTAGGACTGATGGTCTTTAGGACGGCGTCGTTAAACTTAGACACGGGCAAAGTGCTTCTTTTGGGTTTTGTCGGACAATACGCCATTTTATCGACGCGGTTTTTTAGAATGGTTCGCAGGTTGGATAAAGAAAACTTTCAGCGCGAAAAACAAGCAACCGAAGAAAGATTGCGCAGTCGAATTTTGGTCCGCGCCGCAACTATGGAATCCACGATGCGCACCTTAGGGAAAATGGCCCACGACATCCGCAGCCCCTTGATGGCCTTACATGTGGCGCATTCTTTATTAAAGAACCAAGTTAATCCAGAGCTTCGGGACTTAATCAGCAATTCTATTTCACGCATTAACGGGATAGCGGAAGACCTGCTGAAAAAATACAAGTCAAAAAGTGGCGATGCCAAAGATACCGAAACTTTTTTAGGACCGGTGGTGAACGAGCTTATCGATTCATATATCCACGTTCACCCGCAAGCGAAATTTACGGTGAACGTTCCATCAGAAATTGAAGTCAATTGGGGCGCAGCCTCTATCCAGCGTTCTTTTTCAAACCTACTTAATAACTCTTTAGAAGCGTGTTATGCCAATAACATCAAACCAGAAATCGAAATCCTGGCCGCAAAAGTTGATGCAAAAATTAGGATCGATTTTAAAGATAATGGTCCTGGGGTTTCAGAAAAAAACATCCCAAAACTTTTTCTAGAAGGTAGCACTTTTGGCAAAGAACAGGGGACAGGGTTAGGGTTGTTCCAAGTTAAAAAAGATTTAGAATTCTTCGGTGGAACCATTACTTACCAAAAGCAACAAGGTGCCTGCTTTACGATTCTTATTCCTGCAGCCCGTGATCCGGTGAAATTTATGATTAGTTCCGCAGTGATACTGGTGCAAAACACAGAAAATAATGGGGAGTTAAAAAGAAAGCTAGAAGCCAGCGGAGCCGATGTAAAATATTTTAATGACGTTTCTAAGGCTAGCGACTTTATAAAGAAAGAAAAATTCATTGAACCGATTACGGTAATAAGTGACTTGATGTTTTCCACTGCAGAAGAAACCGGATTTGATGTTTTAGATGCCTGCGACAATAAGCCGATTTTCAAGATGGTACTTTGTACGTCACTCGTCGACAGTGCAGAAATTCAAGACCTAGCCAATAAAAAAGGCGCTAGCTTGGTTAGCAGCGCCTTTATGGAAACCGTGGTTATTAGCTTACGCAAATAATTACATCAATGGTGCAGGACGAACGGTGGCTTTAAACTCGCCATCTTCGTCTGTGTACAAACGTAAATCAAAAGAACGATTATTGATGATGTTTTGGATATACATCAAAGAACGGTATAATTTTTCTTCAGCAAAGCTGCCGTAATAGTGAGTGATTTGCGGCACACCTTTACCAGAAAGAACCATTTCATATCTTAACAATTTAGGACGTTGTTCCTCTGATAGGAATGACATCAAGAAACCAATGCCTCTTTCTTTCCAAATTGGAAGTTGCTGCAAATCTTCGAAGGCTTCAAATTTTTGTTCAGCCGTCGTTTTCACATCGACGATCACTGCTAATTTCACACCCACTCTGCGAATATCGCCCGTGAATGCCGCAGTCCAATTTAAGATATAATCAATAGGTGAATTGCCACCAACCAGTGGGCGCGAACGTGGACGACCTTTTAGTTCAATATACTTTTCAAACAACGCCGAAATTTGTTTCGGTGTCATGTGCGGTAAAGCGTTAAGAGCTTCAGGGTTGAAGAACACTTCTTGCTTAAAGTAACCATTGACGATTTTCCCGTTTGAAAAATCCCAGCTGTTCCAAGCGATCTTATTAAATTCTTGGTGGCCGATAGTGTCACGAACTAGGCGTTGGATTTCTTTGAAATCCTTTTCGCTTAAGTCGCGCATTTTCATTTCGGCACTGGAAGTTAAAGTCACGAAGCGCACTGGATTCCAGTTTTCATCAGACGTGTACATTAAGTTTGAAGTCACTAAAGTTTCTTCGCCGAAGAGTCCAAAAAGGATCTTTGTTTTTTTATAACGAGATAAAGTGTCTAAAAGGAATTTTTGTTCCTGGTCTTTTTTATCATAGCTTAGAACTTTGTTTTCCCCATAAGCTCTGCCGGCTTCAAATTTCCAGAAAGTTAATCCTACTTTTAAACGTGCATCTTTTAAGAAACCTTCAGAAGAGCCCTTAAAAACGCGGTCAATACGACGTTCTGATGGTGGAAGAGCCGCATCAGCCATAGCGATAAGCTCTACATCCGTTAGATCGGTAAGAAGCTCTCGGGTCAGATCGTTTCTAGAAAGTGTTGGGTTTGCTACTTTAATATCTTTTAGAAGAACTTTCTTATGCATCAGGTGGTCATAAGCAAGTGCTGCTGCTGGATCGTTCAGATCAAACACATAATCAAGCATGATAACGTCGTGCTTGCCTTTACCTGCGCGCAAATCAAGCGGCGTTAGGTTTAACCACTTTTCAATGCGATTATCTATTAGCGAGAAGCCAAGAACTTCAAGATCATCAAGCTTTACACCCGCGCCAGCGCCCACTCCTTTACCGCGAACGGCGATAAGTTTTACGCGCATTTTATTATCAGGCATTCTGAAAAGGTGAACCATGAATTCACCAGAAACATAAGCATGGGTAGAAACGCCTGCATCGAATTGGCCTTGAAGCAAATCGTGGCTTAATGAAACCACGAAAGACAAACGGCCCTGGAACGCTACGAAGTCACCAGGAACTAAACGTTCAATGGCTTTTTTTGCAGTGAACGGCAAGTTACGTGGTGTGTACGGAAGAGACAATAAAGATTCTTTTTGCGATTTAAATTGGCGCGCAAAAATGATTTCTGAATTTTTCTCTAGCTTCATTCCTACCGGAGAATCCAAGGCCTCAATGAAGTCCCCTGGATTTAAACCGAAGTTCAAAATGTATTTATCTATACGAGTGTAATAGCCTTCGACATAAGAAGGTTCAGATTCAATTTTATAACGAAGTGAAGTCGACAACCCTGCAAGAATGTCAGCATTCACCAAAGTAACGGTGCCACTGATTTCTTGTTTGGCGACTTCATTTTTTATTGTTTCCCACATGTTAGCAGGTTGAAGTGCATCCCATCCGGCCTGTGCTGGTTGGTTAGCGAAGAGTGAAAGACTTGACGCCATCATTAGTGCCAAGAAGCTTTTTTTGAACATCATGATAAATCCCTTTCATTGCGTTCCATCTAAACTTCGACTTTGCCGAAGCCGGTTCTGCTCGCAAGGTGGACCATTAAGGCAGATTAATGTGGGTTTGACAACTAAGCGGTGCGCATTAAATTTTCCTGCACCGTCGGCTTTAGATGGAACAGTATTTCTCCAGGAAAAATCGGTAAATACGATCTAGAAAACTAGAAAAGCATTGTTCCCTTAGAAGCGCAGTGTTCAGATAAATGTATGAAGATTAAGTTCATACTTAATAAAGAAGAATATGAAGTCGAAGGTGAAGAGGGGCGATCCATCCTGGATATTGCTTTAATTAATAAACTTTCTCCGCCTTATTCATGCATGGATGGGCACTGCGGAACCTGTGAAGCCAAGGTTTTGCAGGGCCAGACCTCTGAAGACAAAGAGGGCAGTCAAACAGTTCGCACTTGCCAAGCTATACCATCGTCCGAATATGTAGTTATCGCCTATGATAAAGGGCCTAACTAAATAATATGTATTTGATTCGTGTTTCTAAACACTGCATCCTATTTTTATATGTCGCTTCAAATAAAATTCTGGGGAGTTCGTGGTTCATTACCCTCGGCCCCACCACCAATAGATTGGACTTACCACATCGAGGGAGTTCTTAGAAACTTCTTCTCTAGTGGTTACCGTGATCCTTCACAAATTTCCAAGTACATTCAAGGAATCGAAGTTCCTCTTTTAGGTGGTTATGGAGCAGCCACTACCTGTGTGGAAATCAACAGTCCTAAATCCCAATTGATCGTTGATGGTGGTAGCGGCATTCGTAATTTAAGCGAAAGAATTATGACTGGCACCACGGGCAGAGCAAAAGGCCCTTTTCACATTTTCATGACTCACTTTCATTGGGACCATGTGATTGGTTTGCCATTTTTTACGCCTCATTTTATTCCCGGTTGTGAAGTGCATTACTATGCCGTGCAACCGGAACTAGAGTCATTAATTCGCGGCATTTTCAAACAACCTTATTTCCCGGTACCGTTTGAAGCTTTGAAGGCAAAAATCGTGTTCCATGTTTTGGAACCGCGCAAGCCTTATAAAATTGATGATCTTACGATCACTCCTTATAAATTAGATCATCCAGATCCTTGCTGGGGATTGAAAGTGGAATCCGGCGGTAAAGCTTACGCTCACTGCGTGGATACAGAGGGAACTCGTGTGACGCGTGAAGAGTTGGGTGAAGATCTTCCGCTTTATCAAGATATCGACCTTATGTATTTCGATGCGCAGTACACGTTGCCTGAACTAGCTGAAAAAGCAAACTGGGGTCACAGTGCTGCCCAAGTTGGTTTGGATATCGCCATTCGTGAAGGGATTAAGAAAGTAATCTTTG
This is a stretch of genomic DNA from Bdellovibrio reynosensis. It encodes these proteins:
- a CDS encoding ATP-binding protein, encoding MFIRLAVIVVVCFGLSGLLTNLRLPTFESFFLDRKQMIASFLGAKPSFNDIQILDVTALKTETAEGLKIPASKLLDVIETISQTPFKAMILSVSPEEVQFDISEQELSKRLSNISKLYLFSNSTIFKNTTFDFHKRFERYPEPLFLHLTYDAKIDLVSRRIITYFDLEYKNANPDFAVIDRMFGRAQSPEKFHFDFPYQGTSQVFMKVWNPGNFSELAIDPGGVSAEKLEQIKDKVVILGTSGIYSVNSTPRIASSAEEYVPVSHLLATYLTNLRSGEYVKTPPPKANWLWMGIALFCLLSSLTLFPVRAAFAASTFIIFAYVILGLMVFRTASLNLDTGKVLLLGFVGQYAILSTRFFRMVRRLDKENFQREKQATEERLRSRILVRAATMESTMRTLGKMAHDIRSPLMALHVAHSLLKNQVNPELRDLISNSISRINGIAEDLLKKYKSKSGDAKDTETFLGPVVNELIDSYIHVHPQAKFTVNVPSEIEVNWGAASIQRSFSNLLNNSLEACYANNIKPEIEILAAKVDAKIRIDFKDNGPGVSEKNIPKLFLEGSTFGKEQGTGLGLFQVKKDLEFFGGTITYQKQQGACFTILIPAARDPVKFMISSAVILVQNTENNGELKRKLEASGADVKYFNDVSKASDFIKKEKFIEPITVISDLMFSTAEETGFDVLDACDNKPIFKMVLCTSLVDSAEIQDLANKKGASLVSSAFMETVVISLRK
- a CDS encoding radical SAM/SPASM domain-containing protein, producing MQLRRHKDIIAIKNGANAPVAFHARNLEVASVSEEVWASMAPTTFDNGFVMNMLSSEKGVNAEAYSSLEGWDLENSSSVATRNFGSSVTSITLNVTQLCNLHCTYCAAGGDGTYGDPVTKITVEKTLPQIEFFLNKLGGNSSFTITFLGGEPLLYPDALKAIADHAKTVGAAKGIKTNFNVITNGTLINDKCLEILTSIQANITVSIDGPPENQDKARPQKNGEGSSKAALAGLEKLLSRQSDLGKILIHAVFSKKNLEVEKAYRFFSEFPVNAFEFTFDITEADPSANSIFMNEMARVAELAYSRGGEAELRKISLFDGYFNALDEQQRTENHCGSGKSLLSIDSNNKIFACPLDVGQKNNQVGLAQDIDSDKLAELQSPLIEKNNCQTCWARYLCGGGCMFVHKTLTGNKHRKHISFCERTRYLISLTVLYYEHSRGLKG
- a CDS encoding 2Fe-2S iron-sulfur cluster-binding protein, which codes for MKIKFILNKEEYEVEGEEGRSILDIALINKLSPPYSCMDGHCGTCEAKVLQGQTSEDKEGSQTVRTCQAIPSSEYVVIAYDKGPN
- a CDS encoding RHS repeat domain-containing protein — its product is MKNLCVSLFILASSITAQAMVDTSSGSYIHSWIDFEKPGLELAMKLERTYNSRSNRTGWFGYGWCTDLETSIDVSENGVHFVYCGAGRDVTFRKKGSSFVSKDPSMGVFTKEGSTYIRTLKDGTREKYNNGVLTEIAKGEVKLFFKYQENGLPKEIVDNEGRKVVFTTQKAFVTKAVFVTKKQDGTTPLINDLGKYEYKDDLLVRTVNSWGNAYSYAYDKDKNMVKAVWPGNQKVEMTYSTSSDWITGIKGDGICSEVYDYKLDSSKTPPKYAVVVKKVCVNNTTIEKSYSYQFSGDTRRVIAHESDNEGIQRRYKFDDQGNVIEVTEERPRGSVTTKVQRNNKGLISKVSNSFEARSYVYKTGGSTDLTVKVVKEMLAFGKSVGSEEYLFTYNENDLMIGVTGPDKVKVTYKYDDRNRLTQITKKDLVIDVLYEESSASPIVLKLAGQKVPLSLNRFTATAPQVAALESYYDHARMADLSVPYY
- a CDS encoding sigma-54-dependent transcriptional regulator — its product is MLKVLVVDDDQGLRLSVKSALAVTQRFEVDEAFDGVNAMEKVKGGEKKYDVVILDVDMPRMNGLEALRQIKEFDPGIIVIIMTAHATLNDAIQAVKDGAYNYLQKPVSSEDLLQLIDKAVNAHNLISNIAASAPVMVEAGRKIIGHTSQMQKVFNIIHRLAKVETPVLIRGASGTGKELVAKAIHYNSARKDEKFVAINCSAIPENLFESELFGHEKGSFTGADQRKIGKFQFAEGGTLFLDEVGDMPQLMQVKILRVLQEKLFTPVGSNREFPTNVRIIAATNRPLEEMIKTGAFREDLFYRLNVVPIFLPALAERKDDMEHMVNIFIKKFNLAHGKRINGIAADAMAVLKKHSWPGNIRELENVIEHAFVLEMTNIITIASLPEALLIATGTNLIDLQPLETAQSIASAGVNAAVQAHADLDDDGSDSDDSLESDDADGDMVISFSGENLDFNAQKEAFEKEFIIKALKTFRGRINQTALHANIPKKTLLRKIEKYGINAKDYVN
- a CDS encoding CHASE2 and HATPase_c domain-containing protein, encoding MSLPPSLGENISSFGQRRQLAMLLLRVLFASVFAFLISQTNLDYLESYLYDLRVRFAPAEEVSENIELVLYDQKSVENLKTNLDLNVLGKIVSAVAKDQPKYIMLNVALTEIPGTPIEKKNLARILESVPSLAVTSDDLPLKGDQEGLSLAAPYNNVKIVSAPRTADLKVNAKDGVTRRMLVSYQDQPLFHAEAAAAFNPEVKSLDKISGQFEFARSSQVFINFNRPGTYPRISAGDILNQSPTGKFKNKVVIIGNDTGQSNQDYILTPYSREVMAMTTSEMHANMIDTIIKNAAPTPIPKWINFLIIWLVSVFTVHVVLTMSPAKGILTLGGTVVGFILASVALFWTANLWIGQAAPLLAIFLCYYFFIPYRLIVENRRSWEYYQKNKLLSQVEELKTNFISMMSHDLKTPIARIQGMTDMILKDSVALSTQQREAVDTIKHSSDDLLKFINAILNYGRIESQGVQLNLQSKDINSLLQEVIRKHEFLAKVKRIQIVSELEPLFPVPVDSDLMKQVFSNLVENAIKYSPEDTKILVSSEESDTKVVVQVADQGPGIPADELQNIFMKFFRSKNVKSSPIKGSGLGLYLAKYFTELHEGRIFVESSHGNGSTFTVELPIEQGGTNA
- a CDS encoding MBL fold metallo-hydrolase, producing MSLQIKFWGVRGSLPSAPPPIDWTYHIEGVLRNFFSSGYRDPSQISKYIQGIEVPLLGGYGAATTCVEINSPKSQLIVDGGSGIRNLSERIMTGTTGRAKGPFHIFMTHFHWDHVIGLPFFTPHFIPGCEVHYYAVQPELESLIRGIFKQPYFPVPFEALKAKIVFHVLEPRKPYKIDDLTITPYKLDHPDPCWGLKVESGGKAYAHCVDTEGTRVTREELGEDLPLYQDIDLMYFDAQYTLPELAEKANWGHSAAQVGLDIAIREGIKKVIFAHHDPGARIEQVLELKRQTREYYESRSRAHKNDILWDFAHEGLEITI